A part of Micromonospora chersina genomic DNA contains:
- the katG gene encoding catalase/peroxidase HPI encodes MSDIQDNAPSSAQGVDKKEAAGCPVAHDSVTAHGSESENPAIDSPTPKTGGRPRTNRDWWPNQLDLSVLHAHSPKGNPLGPDFSYAKEFEKLDVEALKQDIVTVLTTSQDWWPADFGHYGGLMIRMSWHAAGTYRIEDGRGGAGDGGQRFAPLNSWPDNANLDKARRLLWPVKQKYGQKISWADLLVLAGNVALESMGFKTFGFGFGREDVWEPEEIFWGPEDTWLGDERYASEKEMTPGVGATEMGLIYVNPEGPRGNADPAAAAHFIRETFRRMAMNDEETVALIAGGHTFGKTHGAGVADDHVGPEPEGAPLEAQGLGWLSTHGSGKGADTITSGLEVTWTDRPTQWSNRFFEILFGYEWELTTSPGGAKQWVAKDAEAIIPDAHDPSKKHKPTMLTTDLSLRVDPAYEKISRRFLENPDEFALAFAKAWYKLLHRDMGPVSRFLGPWVPEPQLWQDPVPAVEHELVGDADVAALKAKVLESGLTTAQLVSTAWASAASYRSTDKRGGANGARIRLEPQRSWEVNQPEQLATVLGTLEGIQREFNAAGGAQISLADLIVLAGSAAVEKAARDAGVEVTVPFHPGRTDATQEQTDVESFAVLEPRADGFRNYLRAGEKTQPEVLLVDRAYMLNLSAPEMTVLVGGLRALGNNVGGTSHGVLTDRPGVLTNDFFANLLSPGTRWKASESDEHVYEIRDLATDEVKWTATAVDLIFGSNSQLRALAEVYASEDAREKFVTDFVAAWTKVMELDRFDLA; translated from the coding sequence ATGAGCGACATCCAGGACAACGCTCCCTCCAGCGCGCAGGGCGTGGACAAGAAGGAGGCGGCCGGCTGCCCGGTCGCGCACGACTCCGTCACCGCGCACGGCAGCGAGAGCGAGAACCCGGCGATCGACTCGCCGACCCCGAAGACCGGGGGTCGTCCGCGCACCAACCGCGACTGGTGGCCCAACCAGCTCGACCTGTCGGTGCTGCACGCGCACTCGCCGAAGGGCAACCCGCTGGGGCCGGACTTCAGCTACGCCAAGGAGTTCGAGAAGCTCGACGTCGAGGCCCTCAAGCAGGACATCGTCACCGTCCTCACCACCTCGCAGGACTGGTGGCCGGCCGACTTCGGCCACTACGGCGGCCTCATGATCCGGATGAGCTGGCACGCCGCGGGCACCTACCGCATCGAGGACGGCCGCGGTGGCGCCGGCGACGGCGGCCAGCGGTTCGCCCCGCTCAACAGCTGGCCGGACAACGCCAACCTGGACAAGGCGCGCCGGCTGCTGTGGCCGGTCAAGCAGAAGTACGGCCAGAAGATCTCGTGGGCCGACCTGCTCGTGCTCGCCGGCAACGTCGCCCTGGAGTCGATGGGCTTCAAGACCTTCGGCTTCGGCTTCGGCCGCGAGGACGTCTGGGAGCCCGAGGAGATCTTCTGGGGCCCGGAGGACACCTGGCTCGGCGACGAGCGCTACGCCTCCGAGAAGGAGATGACGCCCGGTGTCGGCGCGACCGAGATGGGTCTCATCTACGTCAACCCGGAGGGCCCGCGCGGCAACGCGGACCCGGCCGCCGCGGCGCACTTCATCCGCGAGACCTTCCGCCGGATGGCGATGAACGACGAGGAGACCGTCGCCCTCATCGCCGGGGGCCACACGTTCGGCAAGACCCACGGCGCCGGCGTCGCCGACGACCACGTGGGCCCCGAGCCCGAGGGCGCCCCGCTGGAGGCGCAGGGCCTGGGCTGGCTGAGCACCCACGGCAGCGGCAAGGGCGCCGACACGATCACCAGCGGTCTCGAGGTGACGTGGACCGACCGGCCGACGCAGTGGAGCAACCGCTTCTTCGAGATCCTCTTCGGCTACGAGTGGGAGCTCACCACGAGCCCCGGCGGCGCCAAGCAGTGGGTCGCCAAGGACGCCGAGGCGATCATCCCGGACGCCCACGACCCGTCGAAGAAGCACAAGCCGACGATGCTCACGACCGACCTGTCGCTGCGCGTCGACCCGGCGTACGAAAAGATCTCCCGCCGGTTCCTGGAGAACCCCGACGAGTTCGCGCTCGCGTTCGCCAAGGCCTGGTACAAGCTGCTGCACCGCGACATGGGTCCGGTCAGCCGCTTCCTCGGGCCGTGGGTCCCGGAGCCCCAGCTGTGGCAGGACCCGGTGCCGGCCGTCGAGCACGAGCTCGTGGGTGACGCCGACGTCGCCGCCCTCAAGGCGAAGGTGCTGGAGTCCGGCCTCACGACCGCCCAGCTGGTCTCCACCGCCTGGGCCTCCGCGGCCAGCTACCGGTCCACCGACAAGCGCGGCGGCGCCAACGGCGCCCGGATCCGCCTGGAGCCGCAGCGCAGCTGGGAGGTCAACCAGCCCGAGCAGCTCGCGACCGTCCTGGGGACCCTCGAGGGCATCCAGCGGGAGTTCAACGCGGCCGGCGGCGCGCAGATCTCCCTCGCGGACCTGATCGTGCTGGCCGGCTCGGCCGCCGTCGAGAAGGCGGCGCGCGACGCCGGCGTCGAGGTGACCGTGCCGTTCCACCCGGGCCGCACCGACGCCACGCAGGAGCAGACCGACGTCGAGTCCTTCGCGGTCCTCGAGCCGCGTGCCGACGGGTTCCGCAACTACCTGCGTGCCGGCGAGAAGACCCAGCCGGAGGTGCTGCTCGTCGACCGCGCCTACATGCTGAACCTGAGCGCACCGGAGATGACCGTCCTCGTCGGCGGCCTCCGCGCGCTCGGGAACAACGTCGGGGGCACGTCGCACGGCGTCCTCACCGACCGGCCCGGCGTGCTCACCAACGACTTCTTCGCCAACCTGCTCTCCCCGGGCACCCGGTGGAAGGCGTCGGAGTCCGACGAGCACGTCTACGAGATCCGCGACCTGGCCACCGACGAGGTGAAGTGGACCGCCACCGCGGTCGACCTCATCTTCGGCTCCAACTCCCAGCTGCGCGCCCTCGCCGAGGTCTACGCCAGCGAGGACGCCCGCGAGAAGTTCGTGACCGACTTCGTCGCGGCCTGGACCAAGGTCATGGAGCTCGACCGGTTCGACCTCGCCTGA
- a CDS encoding Fur family transcriptional regulator: MTSDLEAQLRAASLRVTRPRLAVLSALRDHPHVDTDTVIALVRANHPTVSHQAVYDVLRVLTDAGLVRRIQPARATARYESRVGDNHHHVVCRSCGAIADVDCAVGHAPCLTASDDHGFVVDEAEVVYWGTCPDCATERTSQ; the protein is encoded by the coding sequence ATGACGTCCGACCTCGAGGCCCAGCTCCGTGCGGCCTCGTTGCGCGTGACCCGGCCCCGGTTGGCGGTGCTCAGCGCGCTGCGCGACCACCCCCACGTCGACACCGACACCGTGATCGCGCTGGTACGGGCGAATCATCCCACGGTGTCCCACCAAGCGGTGTACGACGTACTGCGTGTCCTCACCGACGCCGGTCTGGTGCGGCGCATCCAGCCCGCCCGGGCGACCGCCCGCTACGAGTCGCGGGTGGGCGACAACCACCACCACGTCGTGTGCCGCTCCTGCGGCGCGATCGCCGACGTCGACTGCGCCGTCGGCCATGCCCCCTGTCTCACCGCCTCGGACGACCACGGATTCGTGGTCGACGAGGCGGAGGTCGTCTACTGGGGCACCTGCCCCGACTGCGCGACCGAACGCACGTCCCAGTGA
- a CDS encoding multicopper oxidase family protein codes for MSTGSLLAADLVIAVLAAAAWLGGGAASAARRRPLARWLAAVALLATLARAVTITALARAGWWFAAEKVLIAAPLSLAAVAVAGPRLLRATGDIRSVAVPLLFAGYADSAALLVTVLHGYPASAGAGLLAVAGIVGATAVSWRLLGAPPSPTVSRTALAVAVAALLTGTGLAAAPGAAPGVPHDHGSGDARPAGEPTRRFTLTAATATVRVGGRDVAAWAFDGQVPGPELTATVGDVLEVKLRNRDIARGVTLHWHGYDVPNSQDGVPGVTQAAVLPGQEFVYRFRADQAGTYWYHTHAVSDLGVRMGLYGVLVVRPGPATGVDVTVPVHTLSGLPLPPARTEPVAAGTPVRLRLVNTDSTTHRYALAGTPFQVAAIDGSDLRGPTSLAGTAVLIPAGGRYDLVFTAPATPVALFVDGRAVYATGPVSTATGGWPVLDPLTYGAAAPVPWSRFDREFTLVLDRGLDLHGLLPRYAHTVNGAADPDIPPQVVRLGDVVRFTIVNRSQTVHPWHLHGHHVLVLSRNGEPATGSPLWLDSFDVRPGDVWEVAFRADNPGMWANHCHNLKHADAGMTLHLMYRS; via the coding sequence GTGAGCACCGGCTCACTGCTCGCGGCCGACCTGGTGATCGCGGTCCTCGCGGCCGCCGCGTGGCTGGGCGGCGGCGCCGCGTCGGCCGCCCGCCGCCGTCCGCTCGCACGATGGCTGGCCGCCGTCGCGCTGCTCGCCACCCTCGCCCGCGCCGTCACGATCACCGCGCTCGCCCGTGCCGGCTGGTGGTTCGCGGCGGAGAAGGTCCTCATCGCCGCGCCGCTCTCGCTCGCCGCGGTGGCCGTCGCCGGGCCGCGGCTGCTGCGGGCCACGGGCGACATCCGGTCCGTCGCGGTCCCGCTCCTCTTCGCCGGGTACGCCGACAGCGCCGCCCTGCTCGTGACGGTCCTGCACGGCTATCCGGCGTCGGCCGGCGCGGGACTGCTCGCGGTCGCCGGGATCGTCGGGGCGACCGCGGTGTCGTGGCGGCTGCTCGGCGCGCCCCCGTCCCCGACCGTCTCCCGGACGGCCCTCGCCGTGGCGGTCGCGGCGCTGCTGACCGGAACCGGGCTGGCCGCCGCCCCGGGCGCCGCTCCCGGCGTACCCCATGATCACGGATCGGGGGACGCGCGGCCCGCCGGCGAACCGACCAGGCGGTTCACGCTGACGGCCGCGACGGCGACGGTGCGGGTGGGCGGCCGCGACGTCGCGGCGTGGGCGTTCGACGGGCAGGTTCCCGGCCCGGAGCTGACGGCCACGGTCGGCGACGTCCTGGAGGTCAAGCTGCGCAACCGGGACATCGCGCGGGGTGTGACGCTGCACTGGCACGGCTACGACGTGCCGAACAGCCAGGACGGGGTGCCCGGCGTGACGCAGGCCGCGGTGCTGCCCGGACAGGAGTTCGTCTACCGGTTCCGCGCCGATCAGGCCGGCACCTACTGGTACCACACGCACGCGGTGTCCGACCTCGGCGTGCGGATGGGCCTCTACGGCGTCCTGGTCGTGCGTCCGGGCCCGGCGACCGGCGTCGACGTCACGGTGCCGGTGCACACCCTCTCCGGACTTCCCCTGCCGCCGGCGAGAACGGAGCCGGTGGCGGCGGGAACGCCCGTGCGGCTGCGCCTGGTCAACACCGACAGCACGACACACCGGTACGCCCTGGCCGGCACTCCGTTCCAGGTCGCCGCGATCGACGGATCCGACCTGCGCGGCCCCACCTCCCTCGCCGGGACCGCCGTGCTGATCCCCGCCGGGGGACGCTACGACCTGGTGTTCACCGCGCCCGCCACGCCGGTGGCGCTGTTCGTCGACGGGCGGGCCGTCTACGCGACCGGGCCGGTGTCGACGGCGACCGGCGGGTGGCCCGTGCTGGACCCGCTCACCTACGGCGCCGCCGCTCCGGTGCCGTGGTCCCGTTTCGACCGGGAGTTCACCCTGGTGCTCGACCGCGGGCTCGACCTGCACGGACTCCTCCCGCGCTACGCCCACACCGTCAACGGCGCGGCCGACCCGGACATCCCGCCGCAGGTCGTCCGCCTCGGCGACGTCGTGAGGTTCACGATCGTGAACCGGTCGCAGACGGTGCACCCGTGGCACCTGCACGGCCATCACGTCCTGGTGCTGTCGCGCAACGGGGAACCGGCGACCGGCAGCCCGCTGTGGCTGGACTCCTTCGACGTGCGCCCCGGCGACGTCTGGGAGGTGGCGTTCCGGGCCGACAACCCGGGGATGTGGGCCAACCACTGCCACAATCTGAAGCACGCCGACGCCGGGATGACGCTGCACCTGATGTACCGGAGCTGA
- a CDS encoding DUF6220 domain-containing protein, whose translation MRKVFVVVSALSLAAFALQFVFAAVGAFTKPAGDGAYALHSVTGMAVIPVLSLLTVLFAALAKAPGRLVGLAALPLGLVVVQALLAALANGATDAAGASTPFGLTIAGLHAVNGIVAVHVVVNVLRGARQLARPEPAVTAPAAVREQEPA comes from the coding sequence ATGCGCAAGGTCTTCGTCGTCGTCAGCGCCCTGTCGCTCGCCGCCTTCGCCCTGCAGTTCGTCTTCGCCGCCGTGGGCGCGTTCACGAAACCCGCGGGCGACGGCGCCTACGCCCTGCACAGCGTCACCGGAATGGCCGTCATCCCCGTGCTCAGCCTGCTCACCGTCCTGTTCGCCGCGCTGGCCAAGGCGCCGGGCCGGCTCGTCGGCCTGGCGGCCCTGCCGCTCGGCCTCGTCGTCGTGCAGGCGCTCCTGGCCGCGCTCGCGAACGGGGCCACCGACGCCGCGGGCGCCAGCACCCCGTTCGGCCTGACCATCGCCGGACTGCACGCGGTCAACGGCATCGTCGCGGTGCACGTCGTGGTCAACGTCCTCAGGGGAGCGCGGCAGTTGGCCCGCCCGGAACCGGCCGTGACCGCCCCGGCGGCCGTCCGCGAGCAGGAGCCGGCGTGA
- a CDS encoding carboxymuconolactone decarboxylase family protein — MTYRFFTPARASAATGLTAEVYRQLRDEFLGPVPTFQALSAVPELQAATWALMREALLAGDASRVDRELVAAVVSRANRCRFCVDAHVMLLHALGEHALAEVIARGGTPPEPRQAELVAWAEASRNPATAAWTGRHGPEVTGTLLAFHFINRIVSALLDPDLLPGGLQRSPLVRSVGGRLYARAAREPKEPGRSLPLLDAGPTAPPAWAGDRPVGVAFASMRAAALRGGDLLGDVARRTVEATVRWEDGHFPARPADWAVDLVRDVPGTDRVGTRIALLAAFAPSAISVGDVALWRLSHPGDADLVRLVAYGAVTATDHVARALSAAHL, encoded by the coding sequence ATGACATACCGCTTCTTCACCCCCGCGAGGGCATCGGCCGCGACCGGTCTCACCGCGGAGGTCTACCGGCAGCTGCGGGACGAGTTCCTCGGCCCGGTGCCCACCTTCCAGGCGCTCTCGGCCGTGCCGGAGCTGCAGGCCGCGACCTGGGCGCTGATGCGCGAGGCCCTGCTCGCCGGGGACGCGTCCCGGGTCGACCGCGAGCTCGTCGCGGCGGTGGTCTCCCGCGCCAACCGCTGCCGGTTCTGCGTCGACGCCCACGTCATGCTGCTGCACGCGCTGGGCGAGCACGCGCTGGCCGAGGTGATCGCCCGGGGCGGCACGCCACCGGAGCCGCGGCAGGCCGAGCTTGTCGCCTGGGCCGAGGCCAGCCGCAACCCCGCGACCGCCGCCTGGACCGGCCGGCACGGCCCCGAGGTCACCGGCACCCTGCTCGCCTTCCACTTCATCAACCGGATCGTGTCGGCGTTGCTCGACCCGGATCTGCTGCCCGGCGGCCTGCAACGCTCCCCGCTGGTGCGGTCGGTCGGGGGCCGGCTCTACGCCCGGGCGGCGCGGGAGCCGAAGGAGCCCGGCCGCAGCCTCCCGCTGCTCGACGCCGGCCCGACGGCCCCACCGGCCTGGGCGGGGGACAGGCCGGTGGGCGTCGCGTTCGCGTCGATGCGGGCCGCCGCCCTGCGCGGCGGCGACCTCCTGGGCGACGTGGCCCGCCGGACCGTCGAGGCGACAGTGCGCTGGGAGGACGGACACTTCCCGGCCCGGCCCGCGGACTGGGCCGTCGACCTCGTCCGGGACGTGCCCGGCACGGACCGCGTCGGGACACGCATCGCCCTGCTGGCGGCGTTCGCACCCAGCGCGATCAGCGTGGGCGACGTCGCCCTCTGGCGGCTCTCCCACCCGGGCGACGCCGACCTCGTGCGGCTGGTCGCCTACGGCGCCGTCACGGCCACCGATCACGTCGCCCGGGCACTGTCCGCGGCTCACCTCTAG
- a CDS encoding sensor histidine kinase, with protein sequence MRRDLPYALGGLALGGLLLGNAALAPDAAPVRVVDVALVLVMAAALAACRRHPVVALVVVTAAMLALHVRVHSGVSAAFPVLGTVYLAAWRGHRSAAVLASLVFLGGFLARDVSVAPAGRPGQQIAERTALLLGWFVAANVAGLVARQHRAYLEQVEQRAIEAERTREEMALRRAGEERLRIARDLHDSLTHNISVIKVQTGIAVHLARKHGEEPSATLLAIQEASSAAMRELRATLDVLRAPSDEDPVGLARVDELAQRTRAAGVPVQVTVTGEPRDLPAEVDQAGYRVVQEALTNVARHAGPATARVHVEYAPARLTVSVTDDGQASPARPVTPGVGLRGMRERVTGVGGTLRAAARDGGGFAVRAAFPLDAAGTPGAVLPAQPAADRG encoded by the coding sequence ATGCGCCGTGATCTGCCGTACGCCCTCGGCGGCCTCGCCCTCGGCGGCCTCCTGCTGGGCAACGCCGCGCTCGCGCCGGACGCCGCCCCGGTGCGGGTGGTCGACGTCGCCCTGGTCCTGGTCATGGCCGCGGCCCTGGCGGCGTGCCGGCGGCACCCGGTGGTGGCGCTGGTCGTGGTGACCGCCGCCATGCTGGCCCTGCACGTCCGCGTCCACTCCGGGGTGTCCGCCGCGTTCCCGGTCCTCGGCACGGTCTACCTCGCCGCCTGGCGCGGCCACCGGTCGGCCGCCGTGCTGGCCAGCCTCGTCTTCCTCGGCGGCTTCCTGGCCCGGGACGTCTCCGTCGCGCCCGCCGGCCGGCCGGGCCAGCAGATCGCCGAGCGGACCGCCCTGCTGCTGGGCTGGTTCGTGGCGGCCAACGTGGCCGGGCTCGTCGCGCGGCAGCACCGGGCGTACCTGGAACAGGTCGAGCAGCGCGCGATCGAGGCGGAACGCACCCGGGAGGAGATGGCGTTGCGCCGCGCCGGCGAGGAGCGCCTGCGCATCGCCCGCGACCTGCACGACTCGCTGACCCACAACATCTCGGTGATCAAGGTGCAGACCGGGATCGCCGTGCACCTGGCCCGCAAGCACGGCGAGGAACCGTCGGCCACGCTGCTGGCGATCCAGGAGGCCAGCAGCGCCGCGATGCGGGAACTGCGGGCCACCCTGGACGTCCTGCGCGCGCCCTCCGACGAGGACCCCGTCGGGCTGGCCCGGGTGGACGAGCTCGCCCAGCGGACCCGGGCGGCCGGCGTGCCGGTGCAGGTGACCGTCACCGGTGAGCCCCGGGACCTGCCCGCCGAGGTCGACCAGGCCGGTTACCGCGTCGTCCAGGAGGCGCTGACCAACGTGGCCCGCCACGCCGGCCCCGCCACCGCCCGGGTCCACGTCGAGTACGCCCCGGCGCGGCTGACCGTCTCGGTGACCGACGACGGGCAGGCGTCGCCGGCCCGGCCGGTGACCCCGGGTGTGGGCCTGCGCGGCATGCGGGAACGGGTCACCGGAGTGGGCGGCACGCTCCGGGCCGCCGCCCGCGACGGCGGTGGGTTCGCGGTACGAGCGGCCTTCCCGCTGGACGCAGCCGGCACGCCGGGGGCCGTCCTCCCCGCCCAGCCCGCCGCGGATCGTGGCTGA
- a CDS encoding response regulator: MIRVLLADDQALMRAGFRALLDAEDGLEVVGEAADGAAAVQLSRRLRPDVVLMDVQMPGLDGIEATRRLAADPDLTAVRVLILTNYGLDSYVFAALRAGASGFLLKDADPADLLQAIAVVARGDALLAPAVTRTLISEFVAGPPPADPAAGRDVLTAREQEIVELVAQGLGNDEIAERMVISPLTAKTHVNRAMTKLHCRDRAQLVVWAYEAGLITPRRR, translated from the coding sequence GTGATCCGGGTCCTGCTCGCCGACGACCAGGCGCTCATGCGGGCCGGATTCCGGGCCCTGCTCGACGCCGAGGACGGCCTGGAGGTCGTCGGGGAGGCCGCCGACGGCGCCGCGGCGGTTCAGCTGTCCCGACGCCTGCGGCCGGACGTCGTGCTGATGGACGTGCAGATGCCGGGACTCGACGGCATCGAGGCCACCCGGCGCCTCGCCGCCGATCCCGACCTCACGGCGGTCCGCGTCCTCATCCTCACCAACTACGGCCTCGACTCCTACGTCTTCGCCGCCCTCCGCGCGGGCGCCAGCGGGTTCCTCCTGAAGGACGCCGACCCCGCCGACCTGCTCCAGGCCATCGCCGTCGTGGCCCGCGGCGACGCGCTGCTCGCCCCCGCGGTCACCCGCACGCTCATCAGCGAGTTCGTCGCCGGTCCCCCACCGGCCGACCCGGCGGCCGGACGCGACGTGCTGACCGCCCGCGAACAGGAGATCGTCGAGCTGGTGGCCCAGGGGCTGGGCAACGACGAGATCGCCGAACGCATGGTGATCAGTCCGTTGACCGCCAAGACGCACGTCAACCGGGCCATGACGAAGCTGCACTGCCGCGACCGCGCCCAACTGGTCGTGTGGGCGTACGAGGCGGGGTTGATCACACCGCGCCGCCGGTGA
- a CDS encoding DNA alkylation repair protein produces MATSTDVRRDLARLADPRRAEASSRFLQIVPGGYGEGDTAIGVPVPDQRRVAGRYWRDLSLAETADLLTGGVHEERLTSLFILVRKFARADETERGRIVDIVLANTCHIDNWDLVDSSAPYILGPWLIDKDRSVLDRLAGSSLVWDRRIAVMATFAFIRAGDFDWTFRLADRLLRDPHDLVHKAVGWMLREVGNRDRAAEEEFLASRYRAMPRVMLRYAIEKFDPRRRGEYLSGAA; encoded by the coding sequence ATGGCCACGAGCACGGACGTCCGGCGGGACCTCGCCCGCCTCGCCGACCCGCGCCGGGCGGAGGCGTCGAGCCGGTTCCTGCAGATCGTCCCGGGCGGCTACGGCGAGGGCGACACGGCCATCGGCGTCCCGGTGCCGGACCAGCGCCGGGTGGCCGGCCGGTACTGGCGTGACCTCTCGCTGGCCGAGACCGCCGACCTGCTGACCGGCGGCGTGCACGAGGAGCGGCTCACGTCGCTGTTCATCCTCGTGCGCAAGTTCGCCAGGGCGGACGAGACCGAACGCGGCCGGATCGTCGACATCGTCCTGGCCAACACCTGCCACATCGACAACTGGGATCTGGTGGACTCCTCCGCCCCGTACATCCTCGGGCCCTGGCTCATCGACAAGGACCGGAGCGTCCTGGACCGGTTGGCCGGGTCGAGCCTGGTGTGGGACCGGCGCATCGCCGTCATGGCGACGTTCGCCTTCATCCGGGCCGGCGACTTCGACTGGACCTTCCGCCTCGCCGACCGGCTCCTGCGCGACCCGCACGACCTCGTCCACAAGGCCGTGGGCTGGATGCTGCGCGAGGTGGGCAACCGCGACCGGGCGGCCGAGGAGGAGTTCCTGGCCTCCCGGTACCGGGCGATGCCCCGGGTCATGCTGCGGTACGCGATCGAGAAGTTCGACCCGCGGCGGCGTGGCGAGTACCTGTCCGGCGCCGCCTAG
- the map gene encoding type I methionyl aminopeptidase translates to MIEILDPTELPRAREAGALVAHILRTLRGRCAVGTNLRDIDRWAQAMIIEAGAQSCYVDYEPSFGRGPFGHYICTSVNDAVLHGRPYDYTLADGDLLSLDLAVSLGGVVADSAVSFIVGDAKPAESVALINATERALAAGIAAAGPGARVGDISHAIGSVLRAAGYSINTEFGGHGVGSTMHQDPHVANTGRPGRGYPLRPGLLLALEPWVMADTAELVTDADGWTLRSATGCRTAHSEHTIAITEDGAEVLTR, encoded by the coding sequence ATGATCGAGATCCTGGACCCCACCGAACTGCCCCGCGCCCGGGAGGCCGGTGCCCTGGTCGCCCACATCCTGCGCACGCTGCGGGGTCGCTGCGCGGTGGGCACGAACCTCCGGGACATCGACCGGTGGGCCCAGGCCATGATCATCGAGGCCGGGGCGCAGTCCTGCTACGTCGACTACGAGCCGTCCTTCGGGCGCGGGCCGTTCGGCCACTACATCTGCACGTCGGTCAACGACGCGGTGCTCCACGGGCGGCCGTACGACTACACGCTTGCCGACGGGGACCTGCTGTCGCTCGACCTCGCCGTCTCCCTGGGCGGAGTTGTCGCGGACTCCGCCGTCAGCTTCATCGTGGGCGACGCGAAGCCCGCGGAGAGCGTGGCGCTGATCAATGCGACCGAGCGGGCGCTGGCCGCGGGGATCGCCGCGGCCGGGCCGGGGGCGCGCGTCGGTGACATCTCCCATGCCATCGGCTCGGTCCTCCGTGCGGCCGGGTATTCGATCAACACCGAGTTCGGCGGTCACGGCGTCGGGTCGACGATGCACCAGGACCCGCACGTCGCCAACACGGGGCGGCCCGGTCGCGGGTACCCGCTGCGCCCCGGGCTGCTGCTGGCGCTGGAGCCGTGGGTCATGGCGGACACCGCCGAGCTGGTCACCGACGCCGACGGCTGGACGCTGCGCAGCGCGACCGGCTGCCGGACCGCGCACAGCGAGCACACGATCGCCATCACCGAGGACGGCGCCGAGGTGCTGACCCGCTAG
- a CDS encoding helix-turn-helix transcriptional regulator: MVRLPLTPAEVERGQRLGALLRRARGERSMLHTALDAGVSPETLRKIESGRVATPAFPTIAAIADVLGLSLDAVWAEINPSDGRVELAGSGRHAGERLAS; encoded by the coding sequence ATGGTCAGGTTGCCGCTCACTCCCGCGGAGGTCGAACGCGGTCAGCGCCTCGGCGCCCTCCTGCGGCGCGCCCGCGGGGAGAGGTCGATGCTCCACACCGCGCTGGACGCGGGTGTCTCCCCGGAGACCCTCCGGAAGATCGAGTCCGGTCGCGTGGCCACCCCTGCCTTCCCGACCATCGCCGCGATCGCCGACGTCCTCGGCCTCTCCCTCGACGCCGTGTGGGCCGAGATCAACCCGTCGGACGGCCGGGTCGAACTCGCCGGCTCGGGTCGCCACGCGGGCGAGCGGTTGGCCTCGTAG